The Pyrus communis chromosome 2, drPyrComm1.1, whole genome shotgun sequence genome includes a window with the following:
- the LOC137725416 gene encoding bifunctional dihydrofolate reductase-thymidylate synthase-like isoform X1 produces MGSTVAGELLVSANGNGNAQPNPQRTYQVVVAATREMGIGKDGKLPWRLPSDLKFFKDITVTTSDPAKKNAIIMGRKTWESILPEHQPLPGRLNVVLTRSGSFDIATAENVVICGSMASALELLAASPYCLSIEKVFLIGGGQILREALNAPGCEAIHITEIETNIECDTFIPAIDSSVFQPWYSSFPKVEIGIRHSFTTYVRVRNSAVESLCENNDLNSNGKSDSIKCEVKNFSFLPKMIFEKHEEHMYLRLVREILSDGTAKDDRTGTGTLSKFGCQMRFNLRRTFPLLTTKKVFWRGVVEELLWFISGSTNAKVLQEKGIHIWDGNASRDYLDSVGLTDKEEGDLGPVYGFQWRHFGARYTDMHADYTGQGFDQLLDVIDKIKNNPDDRRIILSAWNPSDLKSMALPPCHMFAQFYVANGELSCQMYQRSADIGLGVPFNIASYALLTCMIAHVCDLVPGDFIHVLGDAHVYRTHIRPLQEQLEKLPKPFPILKINPEKKNIDSFAAADFQLIGYDPHQKIEMKMAV; encoded by the exons ATGGGTTCAACTGTGGCTGGTGAATTGTTGGTGAGTGCAAATGGAAATGGTAATGCCCAACCCAATCCACAGAGGACGTACCAAGTTGTTGTGGCTGCGACTCGTGAAATGGGTATTGGAAAGGATGGGAAACTACCTTGGAGACTGCCGTCTGATCTCAAGTTCTTTAAGGACATCACTGTGACCACGTCAGATCCTGCGAAAAAGAATGCGATTATAATGGGTAGAAAAACATGGGAGAGCATTCTACCTGAGCATCAACCTCTACCTGGCCGCCTTAATGTTGTTCTGACTCGTTCCGGGAGTTTTGATATTGCTACTGCAGAGAATGTTGTGATATGCGGAAGCATGGCATCTGCTTTGGAATTGTTAGCTGCTTCTCCTTACTGTCTGTCAATTGAGAAAGTGTTTCTCATTGGAGGTGGCCAGATATTAAG GGAAGCTCTCAATGCGCCTGGCTGTGAAGCCATTCACATTACAGAAATAGAGACAAACATTGAATGTGACACTTTTATCCCTGCAATTGATTCCTCTGTATTTCAGCCGTGGTATTCATCCTTTCCTAAGGTTGAAATTGGCATTCGTCATTCTTTCACAACTTATGTTCGTGTAAGAAATTCTGCAGTTGAATCCCTTTGTGAAAACAATGATCTGAACTCTAATGGTAAGTCAGACTCTATTAAGTGTGAGGTgaagaatttttcttttctgccGAAGATGATTTTTGAGAAACATGAGGAGCACATGTATCTAAGGTTGGTTCGAGAAATACTCTCTGATGGCACTGCTAAGGATGACAGGACAGGGACTGGTACTTTGTCAAAATTTGGTTGCCAG ATGCGGTTTAATCTGCGAAGAACTTTTCCCCTTCTGACAACTAAG AAAGTATTTTGGCGAGGGGTTGTTGAAGAACTTCTGTGGTTCATCAGTGGTTCAACAAATGCCAAG GTCCTTCAGGAGAAAGGCATTCACATATGGGATGGGAATGCATCTAGAGACTACCTTGACAG TGTTGGTTTAACTGACAAGGAAGAGGGCGACTTGGGACCAGTATATGGATTCCAGTGGCGACACTTTGGTGCCAG GTATACTGACATGCATGCTGACTACACTGGTCAAGGATTTGATCAGTTGCTAGATGTTATTGACAAGATTAAAAACAATCCCGATGATCGGCGGATTATACTGTCAGCATGGAATCCTTCTGATCTCAAATCGATGGCACTCCCACCTTGTCACATGTTTGCTCAG TTCTATGTAGCCAATGGAGAGTTATCATGTCAAATGTATCAGCGTTCTGCTGACATTGGCCTTGGCGTTCCATTTAACATAGCATCATATGCTCTTCTGACATGCATGATTGCTCATGTTTGTG ATCTTGTTCCTGGTGATTTCATTCATGTCTTAGGGGATGCTCATGTTTACCGCACTCACATCAGGCCTTTGCAGGAGCAGCTTGAAAAACTGCCCAAGCCTTTTCCA ATTTTGAAGATCAATCCTGAGAAAAAGAATATAGATTCTTTTGCGGCTGCTGATTTCCAACTGATAGGTTATGATCCTCATCAGAAGATAGAAATGAAAATGGCCGTATAG
- the LOC137725416 gene encoding bifunctional dihydrofolate reductase-thymidylate synthase-like isoform X2 — MGSTVAGELLVSANGNGNAQPNPQRTYQVVVAATREMGIGKDGKLPWRLPSDLKFFKDITVTTSDPAKKNAIIMGRKTWESILPEHQPLPGRLNVVLTRSGSFDIATAENVVICGSMASALELLAASPYCLSIEKVFLIGGGQILREALNAPGCEAIHITEIETNIECDTFIPAIDSSVFQPWYSSFPKVEIGIRHSFTTYVRVRNSAVESLCENNDLNSNGKSDSIKCEVKNFSFLPKMIFEKHEEHMYLRLVREILSDGTAKDDRTGTGTLSKFGCQMRFNLRRTFPLLTTKKVFWRGVVEELLWFISGSTNAKVLQEKGIHIWDGNASRDYLDSVGLTDKEEGDLGPVYGFQWRHFGARYTDMHADYTGQGFDQLLDVIDKIKNNPDDRRIILSAWNPSDLKSMALPPCHMFAQFYVANGELSCQMYQRSADIGLGVPFNIASYALLTCMIAHVCDLVPGDFIHVLGDAHVYRTHIRPLQEQLEKLPKPFPILKINPEKKNIDSFAAADFQLIGLTLPIPRYYLC; from the exons ATGGGTTCAACTGTGGCTGGTGAATTGTTGGTGAGTGCAAATGGAAATGGTAATGCCCAACCCAATCCACAGAGGACGTACCAAGTTGTTGTGGCTGCGACTCGTGAAATGGGTATTGGAAAGGATGGGAAACTACCTTGGAGACTGCCGTCTGATCTCAAGTTCTTTAAGGACATCACTGTGACCACGTCAGATCCTGCGAAAAAGAATGCGATTATAATGGGTAGAAAAACATGGGAGAGCATTCTACCTGAGCATCAACCTCTACCTGGCCGCCTTAATGTTGTTCTGACTCGTTCCGGGAGTTTTGATATTGCTACTGCAGAGAATGTTGTGATATGCGGAAGCATGGCATCTGCTTTGGAATTGTTAGCTGCTTCTCCTTACTGTCTGTCAATTGAGAAAGTGTTTCTCATTGGAGGTGGCCAGATATTAAG GGAAGCTCTCAATGCGCCTGGCTGTGAAGCCATTCACATTACAGAAATAGAGACAAACATTGAATGTGACACTTTTATCCCTGCAATTGATTCCTCTGTATTTCAGCCGTGGTATTCATCCTTTCCTAAGGTTGAAATTGGCATTCGTCATTCTTTCACAACTTATGTTCGTGTAAGAAATTCTGCAGTTGAATCCCTTTGTGAAAACAATGATCTGAACTCTAATGGTAAGTCAGACTCTATTAAGTGTGAGGTgaagaatttttcttttctgccGAAGATGATTTTTGAGAAACATGAGGAGCACATGTATCTAAGGTTGGTTCGAGAAATACTCTCTGATGGCACTGCTAAGGATGACAGGACAGGGACTGGTACTTTGTCAAAATTTGGTTGCCAG ATGCGGTTTAATCTGCGAAGAACTTTTCCCCTTCTGACAACTAAG AAAGTATTTTGGCGAGGGGTTGTTGAAGAACTTCTGTGGTTCATCAGTGGTTCAACAAATGCCAAG GTCCTTCAGGAGAAAGGCATTCACATATGGGATGGGAATGCATCTAGAGACTACCTTGACAG TGTTGGTTTAACTGACAAGGAAGAGGGCGACTTGGGACCAGTATATGGATTCCAGTGGCGACACTTTGGTGCCAG GTATACTGACATGCATGCTGACTACACTGGTCAAGGATTTGATCAGTTGCTAGATGTTATTGACAAGATTAAAAACAATCCCGATGATCGGCGGATTATACTGTCAGCATGGAATCCTTCTGATCTCAAATCGATGGCACTCCCACCTTGTCACATGTTTGCTCAG TTCTATGTAGCCAATGGAGAGTTATCATGTCAAATGTATCAGCGTTCTGCTGACATTGGCCTTGGCGTTCCATTTAACATAGCATCATATGCTCTTCTGACATGCATGATTGCTCATGTTTGTG ATCTTGTTCCTGGTGATTTCATTCATGTCTTAGGGGATGCTCATGTTTACCGCACTCACATCAGGCCTTTGCAGGAGCAGCTTGAAAAACTGCCCAAGCCTTTTCCA ATTTTGAAGATCAATCCTGAGAAAAAGAATATAGATTCTTTTGCGGCTGCTGATTTCCAACTGATAG GTCTAACCCTGCCTATACCTCGATATTACCTTTGCTAA
- the LOC137725821 gene encoding diaminopimelate decarboxylase 1, chloroplastic-like, which produces MAAAQAQLHFHTPSSFSKPLKNPLTRNPFFQNPILPLRPRTSLKPLVLRAGVVSQNPSTSLSQTTPFKHCFSKSSDGFLYCEGLKVQDVIDSVERRPFYLYSKPQITRNVEAYKEALEGLNSVIGYAIKANNNFKILEHLRQLGCGAVLVSGNELRLALRAGFDPTKCIFNGNGKLLEDLVLAAQEGVFINIDSEFDLENIVAAARIAGKRVNVLLRINPDVDPQVHAYVATGNKNSKFGIRNEKLQWFLDAVKAHPDELKLVGAHCHLGSTITKVDIFRDAAVLMVKYIDEIRSQGFQVDYLNIGGGLGIDYYHSGALLPKPRDLINTVRDVVLSRGLNLIIEPGRSVIANTCSLVNRVTGVKTNGTKNFIVIDGSMAELIRPSLYDAYQHIELVAPTPPDAEISTFDVVGPVCESADFLGKDRELPTPPKGAGLVVHDAGAYCMSMASTYNLKMRPPEYWVQEDGSVAKIRHAETFEDHMRFFEGL; this is translated from the exons ATGGCGGCAGCACAGGCACAGCTCCATTTCCATACCCCATCATCCTTCTCCAAACCCCTGAAAAACCCTTTAACCCGAAACCCATTTTTCCAAAACCCCATTCTACCCCTCCGACCCCGCACCTCCCTAAAACCCCTTGTCCTCCGAGCCGGCGTCGTCTCCCAAAACCCATCCACATCCCTGTCCCAAACTACGCCGTTCAAGCACTGCTTCTCAAAATCCTCCGATGGGTTTCTCTACTGCGAGGGCCTCAAGGTCCAGGACGTCATCGATTCCGTTGAGCGACGCCCTTTCTACCTCTACAGCAAGCCTCAGATCACCCGAAACGTCGAGGCCTACAAGGAGGCGTTGGAGGGGTTAAACTCCGTCATCGGATACGCCATTAAAGCCAATAACAATTTCAAGATTTTGGAGCATTTGAGGCAATTGGGTTGCGGTGCTGTTCTTGTCAGTGGGAATGAGCTCCGGTTGGCTCTCCGAGCCGGGTTCGATCCCACCAA GTGCATTTTTAATGGGAATGGAAAATTGTTGGAGGACTTGGTTTTGGCGGCCCAAGAAGGTGTTTTTATCAATATCGATAGTGAATTTGACTTGGAAAATATTGTTGCCGCTGCGAGGATTGCTGGCAAGAGGGTCAATGTTCTACTTCGGATCAACCCTGATGTAGATCCTCAG GTTCATGCTTACGTTGCCACTGGGAACAAGAATTCCAAATTTGGTATTAGAAATGAGAAGCTGCAATGGTTTTTGGATGCTGTGAAGGCACATCCTGATGAGCTAAAACTTGTTGGGGCCCATTGTCATCTCGGATCCACCATTACCAAG GTGGATATATTCCGGGATGCTGCTGTTCTTATGGTTAAGTACATTGATGAAATCCGGTCTCAAGGTTTTCAAGTTGATTACTTGAACATCGGCGGTGGACTTGGTATAGATTATTATCATTCTGGTGCCCTACTTCCAAAACCCAGAGATCTAATCAACACC GTTCGTGACGTGGTCCTATCACGAGGtctaaatcttatcattgaaccTGGTAGATCAGTTATTGCAAACACCTGCAGCTTGGTCAACCGAGTAACAGGTGTCAAAACAAATGGCACCAAAAACTTTATTGTGATCGATGGAAGCATGGCCGAACTTATTCGTCCCAGTCTCTATGATGCTTATCAA CATATAGAACTAGTTGCTCCTACACCACCTGATGCTGAGATTTCGACTTTCGATGTGGTGGGCCCTGTCTGCGAGTCTGCAGATTTTTTAGGGAAGGATAGAGAACTTCCAACTCCACCGAAG GGAGCTGGTCTGGTGGTTCACGACGCAGGTGCTTACTGCATGAGCATGGCTTCAACTTACAATCTTAAAATGCGTCCTCCAGAATATTGG gttcaagaAGATGGGTCAGTGGCCAAGATCCGTCATGCAGAGACATTTGAAGACCACATGCGATTCTTTGAGGGTCTTTGA